A region of the Pseudomonas anguilliseptica genome:
CGCCCAGCGTTGGGAATGGATCAAGTACCAGCTCCGCACCAAAGGTACGTCTCTGGCCAAACTCGCCCGAGAGCTGCGCGTATCCGGCCCAGCCATCAAGAACGTGAAGCGTACTGCTTATCCGCGTATGGAGCGGGCAATTGCCGGTGCACTCGACCTTCAGGTCGAGGTGCTCTGGCCGGAACGCTGGAATGCCGATGGCACCCCGCAACGTCTGCGACCCAAGCGCCCAGAAGCTATGGCGGCGGATATGCAAAAGCATAACCCAGCCTATGACCTTGGGCACCGTAAAACCGGCACGGAGGCATAGACATGCGTCACGGAAAAGACGACCGCACCTTAGACATCTTCGCTGTTCCCCAACCCAAGCTGGCTATCCCTGGCCACGGCAACTACGCCGCCCAAGTCAGCGAATATGTAAGCGAGCTGCTGAAAGCCACCGATCTGGATCGTTATGAGATCGCCGCCCGTATGTCGCGCCTGTCCGGCGATGACGTGAGCAAGAACATGCTGGACGCCTGGGCCAGCCCGGCCCGCGTCGACCATAACCTTCCTTTCTATAGAGCGGCACTGCTGGAAGAGGTGTGCGCGAGCCATCTGCTGACCAACTGGCAGGTCAACCAGCGAGGCGGTCGGGTGGCCTATGGCCGCGAAGCACTGGATGCCGAACTGGGTCGATTGGAGCGTGTTGCCTCGGATGCCAGCCGCAAGGCGCGAGAGCTGAAAAAAATCCTGGGGGATAACCATGCGTAAGTGGTTCACAGCTCAGGAACTCGCTGGACTGCCAGGGCTTCCGACCACCGATAGGAATGTGAGGCTGATGGCTGAGCGTGAGGGCTGGGAAGGCCAGCGCCGCATCGGCTCCAAAGCCGTCGAGTACTCCTTTGCCGTACTGCCAGCCGAAGCACAGGCCGGAATACTGGCCCGCCTGGTACAGCAGGAGCAACCGCAAGAAGCCCCCAAGCCCACAGCACCACACTCGCTTATTTCGCCAAAGCGTGATGGGCTTTCAGCGTCACGCTTAAACGACGATCAGCGTTCAGTGATGAGCGCACGCGTGTCGTTTGTTCGTGAAATTGAGCGTATGAGTCAGGTCGTCAGCCAGCAGCGAGCCATTCTGACGCTGGTTGGC
Encoded here:
- a CDS encoding helix-turn-helix domain-containing protein, which gives rise to MNTADIPLDPAQRWEWIKYQLRTKGTSLAKLARELRVSGPAIKNVKRTAYPRMERAIAGALDLQVEVLWPERWNADGTPQRLRPKRPEAMAADMQKHNPAYDLGHRKTGTEA